The following proteins are co-located in the Thermus thermophilus HB8 genome:
- the murA gene encoding UDP-N-acetylglucosamine 1-carboxyvinyltransferase, producing the protein MGVSRVLHVEGGTPLKGELRVYPAKNAALPILAASLLTPEPITLVEVPRLRDVEVMLELLAHLGTQYAWEGRTLHLQTPEIKSTHAPYELVGQMRASFIVWGALLARAGEGHVSMPGGCAFGFRPVDQHIKALEALGAEVWEEDGTFHARRTRPLSGRVVFDLPTVGGTEQAMLAVALGGEATLVQAAVEPEVVDLGHFLALLGAEVEGLGSPIVRIKGAPRLKGGTYRIIPDRIEAGTYLLAAAATRGSLTLEGVRPDHLDALLDKLWRSGHRLEVGEDWIRFRATPDPAPFHVEAREYPGFPTDLQPIATAYLATVPGQSTVVDRIYPDRFTHVGELARMGAELYLRDRILTVQGRRLHGAQVKALDIRAGGALVVAALSAEGASEIEGVYFLERGYEHLTERLQALGARVHLRESPVALAAD; encoded by the coding sequence GTGGGCGTGAGCCGGGTGCTGCACGTGGAAGGCGGCACCCCCTTGAAGGGGGAGCTTAGGGTCTACCCGGCCAAGAACGCCGCCCTGCCCATCCTCGCCGCGAGCCTCCTCACCCCCGAGCCCATCACCCTGGTGGAGGTGCCGAGGCTTAGGGACGTGGAGGTGATGCTGGAGCTCCTCGCCCACCTGGGCACCCAGTACGCCTGGGAGGGCCGGACCCTCCACCTCCAGACCCCGGAGATCAAAAGCACCCACGCCCCCTACGAGCTCGTGGGCCAGATGCGGGCGAGCTTCATCGTCTGGGGAGCCCTCCTCGCTCGGGCCGGGGAGGGGCACGTCTCCATGCCGGGGGGATGCGCCTTCGGCTTCCGCCCCGTGGACCAACACATCAAGGCCCTCGAGGCCCTGGGGGCGGAGGTCTGGGAGGAGGACGGCACCTTCCACGCCCGCAGGACCCGCCCCCTCTCGGGGCGGGTGGTCTTTGACCTGCCCACCGTGGGGGGCACGGAGCAGGCCATGCTGGCCGTGGCCCTGGGCGGGGAGGCCACCCTGGTCCAGGCGGCGGTGGAGCCCGAGGTGGTGGACCTGGGCCACTTCCTCGCCCTCCTCGGGGCCGAGGTGGAGGGGCTGGGAAGCCCCATCGTCCGCATCAAGGGGGCGCCCCGGCTAAAGGGCGGCACCTACCGCATCATCCCCGACCGCATAGAGGCCGGGACCTACCTCCTGGCGGCGGCCGCCACCCGGGGAAGCCTCACCCTGGAAGGCGTGCGCCCCGACCACCTGGACGCCCTTTTGGACAAGCTTTGGCGCTCGGGGCACCGGCTCGAGGTGGGGGAAGACTGGATCCGCTTCCGGGCCACCCCGGACCCCGCCCCCTTCCACGTGGAGGCCCGGGAGTACCCGGGCTTTCCCACGGACCTCCAGCCCATCGCCACCGCCTACCTGGCCACCGTCCCCGGCCAGAGCACGGTGGTGGACCGCATCTACCCCGACCGCTTCACCCACGTGGGGGAGCTGGCCCGCATGGGGGCGGAGCTCTACCTGCGGGACCGGATCCTCACCGTCCAGGGCAGGCGGCTCCACGGCGCCCAGGTCAAGGCCCTGGACATCCGGGCGGGAGGGGCCTTGGTGGTGGCGGCCCTGAGCGCCGAAGGCGCCTCGGAGATTGAGGGCGTCTACTTCCTGGAGCGGGGCTACGAGCACCTCACGGAAAGGCTCCAGGCCCTGGGGGCCCGGGTGCACCTCCGGGAAAGCCCCGTGGCCCTGGCTGCCGACTGA
- the prfB gene encoding peptide chain release factor 2 (programmed frameshift) — MDLERLAQRLEGLRGYLDIPQKETRLKELERRLEDPSLWNDPEAARKVSQEAARLRRTVDTFRSLESDLQGLLELMEELPAEEREALKPELEEAAKKLDELYHQTLLNFPHAEKNAILTIQPGAGGTEACDWAEMLLRMYTRFAERQGFQVEVVDLTPGPEAGIDYAQILVKGENAYGLLSPEAGVHRLVRPSPFDASGRRHTSFAGVEVIPEVDEEVEVVLKPEELRIDVMRASGPGGQGVNTTDSAVRVVHLPTGITVTCQTTRSQIKNKELALKILKARLYELERKKREEELKALRGEVRPIEWGSQIRSYVLDKNYVKDHRTGLMRHDPENVLDGDLMDLIWAGLEWKAGRRQGTEEVEAE, encoded by the exons ATGGACCTGGAACGCCTCGCGCAACGCCTGGAAGGCCTCAGGGGGTATCTT GACATCCCCCAAAAGGAAACCCGTCTAAAAGAGCTGGAGCGGCGCCTCGAGGACCCCTCCCTCTGGAACGATCCCGAGGCCGCCCGCAAGGTGAGCCAGGAGGCCGCCCGCCTCCGGCGCACCGTGGACACCTTCCGCTCCCTGGAAAGCGACCTCCAGGGCCTTTTGGAGCTCATGGAGGAGCTTCCCGCCGAGGAACGGGAGGCCCTCAAGCCCGAGCTGGAGGAGGCCGCGAAGAAGCTGGACGAGCTCTACCACCAGACCCTCCTCAACTTCCCCCACGCGGAGAAGAACGCCATCCTCACCATCCAGCCCGGGGCCGGGGGCACGGAGGCCTGCGACTGGGCGGAGATGCTCCTAAGGATGTACACCCGCTTCGCCGAGCGCCAGGGCTTCCAGGTGGAGGTGGTGGACCTCACCCCTGGGCCCGAGGCGGGCATTGACTACGCCCAGATCCTGGTCAAGGGGGAGAACGCCTACGGCCTCCTTTCCCCCGAGGCCGGGGTGCACCGCCTGGTGCGCCCTTCCCCCTTTGACGCCTCGGGCCGCCGCCACACCTCCTTCGCCGGGGTGGAGGTGATCCCCGAGGTGGACGAGGAGGTGGAGGTGGTGCTCAAGCCCGAGGAGCTCCGCATTGACGTGATGCGGGCCTCGGGGCCCGGGGGCCAGGGGGTGAACACCACGGACTCGGCGGTGCGGGTGGTCCACCTGCCCACGGGGATCACCGTGACCTGCCAGACCACGCGGAGCCAGATCAAGAACAAGGAACTCGCCCTCAAGATCCTCAAGGCCCGCCTCTACGAGCTGGAGCGGAAGAAGCGGGAGGAAGAGCTCAAGGCCCTGAGGGGCGAGGTGCGGCCCATAGAGTGGGGAAGCCAGATCCGGAGCTACGTCCTGGACAAGAACTACGTCAAGGACCACCGCACCGGGCTCATGCGCCACGACCCGGAAAACGTCCTGGACGGGGACCTCATGGACCTGATCTGGGCGGGCCTGGAGTGGAAGGCGGGCCGCCGCCAGGGGACGGAGGAGGTGGAGGCGGAGTAG